The following proteins are encoded in a genomic region of Methylobacterium tardum:
- a CDS encoding LysR family transcriptional regulator, with the protein MDLLALADFNLVARHGGFGRAARATGRPKATLSRRVAELEGSLGLRLLERGTRILTLTEEGRALHARSGALLTELEEVAAGIAAGGRNPRGRLRISAPLLFSQTAMGRLAAGFAGRFPEVRLEVTTEDRAVDMVEEGYDLVIRVNPDPDDSLVGRIFLRDRLVVVASPGLDRGVDGAAVPAVLRGGSDPVSAWTVTGPTGRVRIAVDPVLHLSSLIMVRDAVRAGAGAACLPVSLVGRDLAAGTLVHWGDADGPEIALWALYPSRRLLSARVSAFLDHLKAAFPLGTPEELATFIGS; encoded by the coding sequence ATGGATCTCCTCGCCCTCGCCGATTTCAACCTGGTCGCCCGCCACGGCGGGTTCGGACGCGCCGCCCGGGCCACCGGACGCCCGAAGGCCACGCTGTCCCGCCGGGTCGCGGAGCTGGAGGGCAGCCTGGGCTTGCGCCTGCTGGAACGCGGGACGCGCATCCTGACGCTCACCGAGGAGGGGCGGGCGCTCCACGCACGCTCCGGTGCCCTGCTGACCGAGCTTGAGGAGGTTGCGGCGGGGATCGCGGCGGGCGGACGCAACCCGCGGGGGCGCCTGAGGATCAGCGCCCCGCTGCTGTTCTCGCAGACCGCCATGGGCCGGCTCGCCGCCGGATTCGCCGGGCGATTTCCGGAGGTCCGGCTCGAGGTGACGACGGAGGATCGCGCCGTCGACATGGTCGAGGAGGGCTATGACCTCGTGATCCGAGTCAATCCGGACCCGGATGACAGCCTGGTCGGGCGGATCTTCCTGCGCGACCGGCTCGTCGTGGTCGCGAGCCCGGGTCTCGATCGCGGCGTGGACGGCGCTGCCGTCCCGGCCGTCCTGCGCGGCGGGAGCGATCCCGTGTCCGCCTGGACCGTGACGGGACCGACAGGCCGGGTGCGCATCGCGGTCGATCCGGTCCTGCACCTGTCCTCGCTGATCATGGTGCGCGACGCGGTCCGGGCGGGCGCCGGCGCCGCCTGCCTGCCGGTCTCGCTGGTCGGCCGCGATCTCGCGGCCGGCACGCTGGTGCATTGGGGCGATGCGGACGGCCCGGAGATCGCGCTGTGGGCGCTCTACCCGTCGCGCCGGCTGCTGAGCGCGCGGGTGTCGGCCTTCCTCGACCACCTGAAGGCGGCCTTCCCGCTCGGCACGCCGGAGGAGCTGGCGACCTTCATCGGCAGCTGA
- a CDS encoding bifunctional helix-turn-helix transcriptional regulator/GNAT family N-acetyltransferase: protein MSADILHDLGPLFLGSRLKRLSDRFQGDATKILREEGLGIQPAQFPLLAAVDRYGPMTVNDAALALGVSQPAVTRTAASLVEAGLLTETRSDRDLRQKALSLSAAGQALMARAKATLWPRVHAAVTDLCDGLTGPLLDQLAGLERRLDDRAFAARVQAGPRGSGERPALTIRDYADDLAEAFYAINAEWIAAMFALEENDRRILSDPRGEILDRGGLILFVEAEGLGVVGTCALMTTSPGCFELTKMAVSERARGLKAGEHLLRAVLARAGTMDIETLYLLTNTACAAAIHLYEKVGFRHDAEIMDRFGRRYARCNVAMRYEP, encoded by the coding sequence ATGAGCGCCGACATACTGCACGACCTGGGGCCCCTGTTCCTCGGCAGCCGCCTCAAGCGCCTGTCCGACCGGTTCCAGGGGGACGCGACCAAGATCCTGCGGGAGGAGGGGCTCGGGATTCAGCCGGCGCAATTCCCGCTCCTCGCCGCGGTCGATCGCTACGGCCCCATGACCGTCAACGATGCCGCCCTTGCTCTCGGTGTGAGCCAGCCGGCCGTCACCCGCACGGCGGCGAGCCTCGTGGAAGCCGGGCTCCTGACCGAGACCCGCTCCGACCGCGACCTGCGCCAGAAGGCCCTGTCGCTCAGCGCCGCCGGGCAGGCGCTGATGGCGCGCGCCAAGGCGACGCTGTGGCCCCGGGTCCACGCGGCCGTGACCGACCTGTGCGACGGCCTGACCGGTCCGCTGCTGGACCAGCTCGCCGGGCTGGAGCGCCGGCTCGATGACCGCGCCTTCGCGGCGCGCGTCCAGGCCGGCCCCCGCGGGAGCGGCGAGCGGCCGGCGCTCACGATCCGCGACTATGCGGACGATCTGGCCGAGGCCTTCTACGCCATCAACGCCGAGTGGATCGCGGCGATGTTCGCCCTGGAGGAGAACGACCGCCGGATCCTGTCCGACCCGCGCGGCGAGATCCTGGATCGGGGTGGTCTCATCCTGTTCGTCGAGGCCGAGGGTCTGGGTGTCGTCGGCACCTGCGCACTGATGACCACCAGTCCGGGCTGCTTCGAGCTCACCAAGATGGCGGTGTCGGAGCGGGCACGCGGATTGAAGGCCGGCGAGCACCTGCTGCGCGCCGTCCTAGCCCGCGCCGGGACGATGGACATCGAGACGCTCTACCTGCTGACCAACACCGCGTGCGCGGCGGCGATCCATCTCTACGAGAAGGTCGGGTTCCGGCACGATGCCGAGATCATGGACCGCTTCGGACGGCGTTACGCCCGCTGCAACGTGGCAATGCGCTACGAACCGTGA
- a CDS encoding aliphatic sulfonate ABC transporter substrate-binding protein, producing MTTTRRRVAALLVALGAGLATATGAAAQAAPKEFRIGYQKVGVVVVARQQRTIEKRLAPQGIAVRWVEFQAGPPLLEALNAGSLDFGFAQAAGSTLVYVGASVLSGDGEAIVVKAGSPIRTVADLKGRTVAVGRGTSSHNLLVTALEKAGLSISDVKPAYLLPSDAGPAFANGSVEAWVIWDPYLALAQAQNDTRILTTSRQTHAVSDFFLASRTFADRYPGIVTAAVEGMAEAASWAEVHRDQVAQALATVTGVPYAIEKGVADRTEFGVGPVTEALLAKQQATADRFHRLGLIPRAIQVRDAVWTPPRT from the coding sequence GTGACGACCACACGACGCCGGGTCGCGGCTCTGCTTGTTGCCCTCGGCGCCGGCCTCGCGACCGCGACGGGCGCGGCCGCGCAGGCGGCACCCAAAGAGTTTCGGATCGGCTACCAGAAGGTCGGCGTGGTCGTGGTGGCTCGCCAGCAGCGGACCATCGAGAAGCGCTTGGCGCCGCAGGGCATCGCGGTGCGCTGGGTCGAGTTCCAGGCCGGACCGCCGCTGCTCGAAGCGCTCAACGCCGGCAGCCTCGACTTCGGCTTCGCCCAGGCGGCCGGCAGCACCCTCGTCTATGTCGGCGCCTCGGTGCTGTCCGGCGACGGCGAGGCCATCGTGGTGAAGGCAGGCTCGCCGATCCGGACCGTGGCGGATCTCAAGGGCCGCACGGTCGCGGTCGGGCGCGGCACCAGTTCCCACAACCTGCTGGTGACGGCGCTCGAGAAGGCGGGCCTCAGCATCTCCGACGTCAAGCCGGCTTACCTGCTGCCCTCCGATGCCGGCCCCGCTTTCGCGAATGGCAGCGTCGAGGCCTGGGTGATCTGGGATCCGTATCTCGCCCTGGCGCAGGCGCAGAACGACACGCGGATCCTCACGACCTCCCGGCAGACGCACGCCGTGTCGGACTTCTTCCTGGCCAGCCGCACCTTCGCCGACCGGTATCCCGGGATCGTGACGGCGGCTGTAGAGGGCATGGCGGAGGCGGCTTCCTGGGCGGAGGTCCACCGGGATCAGGTGGCGCAGGCGCTCGCGACCGTCACGGGCGTGCCGTACGCGATCGAGAAGGGCGTCGCCGACCGCACTGAATTCGGCGTCGGCCCGGTCACGGAGGCGCTCCTCGCCAAGCAGCAGGCGACGGCCGACCGATTTCACCGGCTCGGGCTGATCCCGCGCGCCATCCAGGTCCGGGACGCGGTCTGGACGCCGCCTCGGACCTAA
- the paoC gene encoding aldehyde oxidoreductase molybdenum-binding subunit PaoC yields the protein MKFDTPAGPNPIDRLKVVGRPTDRIDGKYKTTGTAPYAYERHDVAPNAAYGYVLGAGIAKGRVRRIGTAAAKAAPGVIAIVTTLDTPRIERGVMNVAYLFGGDVIQHYHQAIAVVVAETFEQARAASFLVAVEYAPEDGAFDLAEAAKSAKPVPADSGEGSGGDGEERVGDFEGAFAQAPVTLDATYTTADESHAMMEPHATTAAWDGDKVTLWTSNQMIGWGHGSLAKMLGLPKEKVRLDAPFVGGGFGGKLFVRADAVLAALAAKAAGRPVKVALTRPLIANNTTHRPATIQRVRIGATQDGTITAIAHESTSGNLPDGDPETAVNQTKFLYAGANRLTAMKLAHLDLPEGNAMRAPGEAPGLAVLEIAMDEMAEKLGLDPVEFRIRNDTQVDPNQPDRPFSHRDLVGCLKLGAEKFGWAKRNPKPGQVREGQRLIGLGMAAAFRNNMVLKSGARVRLDRDGRVTVETDMTDIGTGSYTIIAQTAAEMMGVPLDRVVARLGDSDFPVSSGSGGQFGANSPTAGVYAACVKLREAVAQKLGFNATDAVFEDGEVRAGNRAIPLAQAAADGELVAEDAIEFGKISKVQQVSTFGAHFAEVAVDAYTAEVRVRRMLAVCAAGRILNPKSARSQVIGGMVMGTGAALMEELAVDTKRGFFANHDLAGYEVPVHADIPHQEVFFLDEVDPMSSPMKAKGVGELGISGVGAAVANAIYNATGIRVRDYPITLDKLLERMPDAA from the coding sequence ATGAAGTTCGACACCCCCGCGGGCCCGAACCCGATCGACCGCCTCAAGGTCGTGGGCCGGCCCACCGACCGCATCGACGGCAAGTACAAGACCACCGGCACCGCACCCTACGCCTACGAGCGCCACGACGTGGCGCCCAACGCCGCCTACGGCTACGTGCTCGGCGCCGGCATCGCCAAGGGCCGCGTGCGCCGGATCGGCACCGCGGCGGCGAAGGCCGCCCCCGGCGTGATCGCGATCGTCACCACCCTCGACACGCCGCGGATCGAGCGCGGCGTGATGAACGTCGCCTACCTGTTCGGCGGCGACGTGATCCAGCACTACCATCAGGCGATCGCCGTGGTGGTGGCCGAGACCTTCGAGCAGGCCCGGGCGGCCTCCTTCCTGGTCGCGGTGGAATACGCCCCGGAGGACGGCGCGTTCGACCTCGCCGAGGCGGCGAAATCGGCCAAGCCGGTCCCGGCCGACAGCGGCGAGGGCAGCGGCGGCGACGGCGAGGAGCGGGTCGGCGATTTCGAGGGCGCGTTCGCGCAGGCCCCCGTGACGCTCGACGCGACCTACACGACCGCCGACGAGAGCCACGCCATGATGGAGCCGCACGCCACGACCGCGGCCTGGGACGGCGACAAGGTCACGCTCTGGACCTCCAACCAGATGATCGGCTGGGGCCACGGCAGCCTCGCCAAGATGCTCGGCCTGCCCAAGGAGAAGGTCCGGCTCGACGCGCCGTTCGTCGGCGGCGGCTTCGGCGGCAAGCTGTTCGTGCGCGCCGACGCGGTCCTGGCGGCGCTCGCCGCCAAGGCGGCGGGGCGGCCCGTAAAGGTGGCGCTGACGCGCCCGCTCATCGCCAACAACACCACCCACCGGCCGGCCACGATCCAGCGGGTGCGGATCGGCGCGACCCAGGACGGCACCATCACGGCGATCGCTCACGAGAGCACGTCCGGCAACCTGCCGGACGGCGATCCCGAGACGGCGGTGAACCAGACCAAATTCCTCTACGCGGGGGCGAACCGCCTGACCGCCATGAAGCTCGCCCATCTCGACCTGCCCGAGGGCAACGCCATGCGGGCGCCGGGCGAGGCGCCGGGCTTGGCGGTGCTCGAGATCGCCATGGACGAGATGGCCGAGAAGCTCGGCCTCGACCCGGTGGAATTCCGCATTCGGAACGACACCCAGGTCGATCCGAACCAGCCGGACCGCCCGTTCTCGCACCGCGACCTCGTCGGTTGCCTGAAGCTCGGCGCCGAGAAGTTCGGCTGGGCCAAGCGCAACCCGAAGCCCGGGCAGGTCCGGGAGGGCCAGCGGCTCATCGGCCTCGGCATGGCGGCGGCGTTCCGCAACAACATGGTGCTGAAGTCGGGTGCCCGGGTGCGGCTCGATCGCGACGGCAGAGTCACGGTCGAGACCGATATGACCGATATCGGTACCGGCAGCTACACGATCATCGCGCAGACCGCGGCCGAGATGATGGGCGTGCCCCTCGACCGCGTCGTGGCGCGGCTGGGCGACTCGGACTTCCCGGTCTCGTCGGGCTCGGGCGGCCAGTTCGGCGCCAACTCGCCGACCGCGGGCGTCTACGCGGCCTGCGTGAAGCTGCGGGAGGCCGTCGCGCAGAAGCTCGGCTTCAACGCCACCGACGCGGTGTTCGAGGACGGCGAGGTCCGCGCCGGCAACCGCGCGATCCCGCTCGCCCAGGCCGCGGCCGACGGCGAGCTGGTGGCCGAGGACGCGATCGAATTCGGCAAGATCTCGAAGGTGCAGCAGGTCTCGACCTTCGGGGCGCATTTCGCCGAGGTCGCGGTGGACGCCTATACCGCGGAGGTGCGGGTCCGGCGGATGCTGGCGGTCTGCGCGGCCGGGCGGATCCTCAACCCGAAATCCGCCCGCAGCCAGGTGATCGGCGGCATGGTCATGGGCACCGGCGCGGCCCTGATGGAGGAGCTGGCCGTCGACACCAAGCGCGGCTTCTTCGCCAACCACGACCTGGCCGGCTACGAGGTGCCGGTCCATGCCGACATCCCGCACCAGGAGGTGTTCTTCCTCGACGAGGTCGACCCGATGTCCTCGCCCATGAAAGCGAAGGGCGTGGGCGAGCTCGGCATCAGCGGGGTCGGCGCCGCGGTGGCGAACGCGATCTACAACGCCACCGGCATCCGCGTGCGCGACTACCCGATCACCCTCGACAAGCTCCTCGAGCGCATGCCGGACGCGGCCTGA
- a CDS encoding FAD binding domain-containing protein translates to MKSFTYERPGTPAEAAAAVAATPDAKFIAGGTNLLDLMKLQIETPRHLVDVNGLGLDTVEPTEEGGLRIGALVRDTDLAAHPRVRKDYGVLSRALLAGASGQLRNRATTAGNLLQRTRCPYFYDTAQACNKRAPGSGCAALDGVNRSLAVIGGSEACIATHPGDMAVAMRVLDATVETVDAAGSGRSIPIAEFHRLPGDEPQRDTTLKPGELITAVTLPKPVAGTHIYRKVRDRASYAYALVSVAAILGKDGSGHVAFGGVAHKPWRVEAAEADLPKGARAVTSRVFADAKPTHENAFKLTLAERTLTAALNQARA, encoded by the coding sequence ATGAAGTCCTTCACCTACGAGCGCCCCGGCACGCCGGCGGAAGCTGCCGCGGCCGTCGCCGCCACGCCCGACGCCAAGTTCATCGCCGGCGGCACCAACCTGCTCGACCTGATGAAGCTGCAGATCGAGACGCCGCGCCACCTCGTGGACGTGAACGGCCTCGGACTCGACACGGTCGAGCCGACCGAAGAGGGCGGCCTGCGCATCGGCGCGCTGGTGCGCGACACCGACCTCGCCGCCCATCCGCGGGTGCGCAAGGATTACGGGGTCTTGAGCCGGGCGCTGCTCGCGGGGGCCTCGGGCCAGCTGCGCAACAGGGCGACCACCGCCGGCAACCTGCTCCAGCGGACGCGCTGCCCGTATTTCTACGACACCGCGCAGGCCTGCAACAAGCGCGCGCCCGGCTCCGGCTGCGCGGCCCTCGATGGCGTGAACCGGTCGCTGGCGGTGATCGGCGGCAGCGAGGCCTGCATCGCCACGCATCCCGGCGACATGGCGGTGGCCATGCGCGTGCTCGACGCCACCGTCGAGACGGTCGACGCCGCCGGCAGCGGGCGCAGCATCCCGATCGCCGAGTTCCACCGCCTGCCCGGCGACGAGCCGCAGCGCGACACCACCCTCAAGCCCGGCGAGCTGATCACCGCGGTGACGCTGCCGAAGCCGGTCGCCGGCACGCATATCTACCGCAAGGTCCGCGACCGCGCCTCCTACGCCTACGCGCTGGTCTCGGTGGCGGCGATCCTGGGCAAGGACGGCAGTGGCCACGTCGCCTTCGGCGGCGTCGCCCACAAACCCTGGCGGGTGGAGGCGGCCGAAGCCGATCTCCCGAAGGGCGCCAGGGCCGTGACGTCCCGGGTCTTCGCCGACGCCAAGCCGACCCACGAGAACGCCTTCAAGCTGACGCTCGCCGAGCGGACGCTGACCGCCGCGCTCAACCAAGCGAGGGCCTGA
- the paoA gene encoding aldehyde dehydrogenase iron-sulfur subunit PaoA — protein sequence MVGATAAAGAPEGAGAGTVRTDEPVLAKVTLTVNGQRRDLELDTRTSLLDAAREHLHLTGSKKGCDHGQCGACTMIADGRRINACLTLAVMYQGAEITTIEGLGQPDHLHPMQAAFVKHDGYQCGYCTPGQICSGVAVLEEIKAGIPSHVTADLEAAPQVTEAEIRERMSGNICRCGAYSNIVEAMTEVAGARA from the coding sequence ATGGTGGGAGCTACCGCCGCGGCCGGCGCGCCCGAGGGCGCAGGTGCCGGGACCGTACGGACCGACGAACCGGTCCTCGCGAAGGTCACCCTGACGGTGAACGGCCAGCGCCGGGACCTCGAACTCGATACCCGGACCAGCCTGCTCGACGCGGCGCGCGAGCATCTGCACCTGACCGGTTCCAAGAAGGGCTGCGACCACGGCCAGTGCGGCGCCTGCACGATGATCGCCGACGGCCGACGCATCAACGCCTGCCTGACGCTGGCGGTCATGTACCAGGGCGCCGAGATCACCACGATCGAGGGGCTCGGCCAGCCGGACCACCTGCACCCGATGCAGGCGGCCTTCGTGAAGCACGATGGCTACCAGTGCGGCTACTGCACGCCGGGCCAGATCTGCTCGGGCGTCGCCGTCCTCGAGGAGATCAAGGCCGGCATCCCGAGCCACGTGACCGCGGACCTCGAGGCCGCCCCCCAGGTGACGGAGGCCGAGATCCGCGAGCGCATGAGCGGCAACATCTGCCGCTGCGGCGCCTATTCCAACATCGTCGAGGCGATGACCGAGGTCGCGGGAGCGCGGGCATGA
- a CDS encoding tartrate dehydrogenase — protein sequence MPGQETSPQTGQQRRYRIAVIPGDGIGKEVVPEGVRVLEQAAKRHGFSLQLDWFDFASCDYYEKHGRMMPEDWKPQIETHDAIYFGAVGMPERVPDHISLWGSLILFRREFDQYANLRPVRLMPGVKCPLADRKPGDIDFWVVRENTEGEYSNAGGRMFAGTDREFALQETIMTRHGVDRVLKFAFELAQKRPNKHLTSATKSNGISITMPYWDERVKEMAKAYPDVRWDQYHIDILTAHFVLNPDRFDVVVASNLFGDILSDLGPACTGTIGIAPSGNINPERVHPSVFEPVHGSAPDIAGQGIANPIGQIWSGAMMLEHLGEHAAAAEIVSGIERVLSERTLRTRDLGGNADTEACGKAVAEALG from the coding sequence ATGCCCGGCCAAGAGACAAGCCCGCAGACCGGCCAGCAGCGCCGCTATCGCATCGCGGTCATCCCCGGCGACGGCATCGGCAAGGAAGTGGTGCCCGAGGGCGTGCGCGTGCTGGAGCAGGCCGCCAAGCGGCACGGTTTCAGCCTCCAGCTCGACTGGTTCGATTTCGCGAGCTGCGACTACTACGAGAAGCACGGCCGGATGATGCCGGAGGACTGGAAGCCGCAGATCGAGACGCACGACGCGATCTATTTCGGCGCGGTCGGCATGCCCGAGCGGGTGCCCGACCACATCTCGCTGTGGGGCTCGCTGATCCTGTTCCGGCGCGAGTTCGACCAGTACGCCAACCTGCGCCCGGTGCGGCTGATGCCGGGAGTGAAGTGCCCGCTGGCCGACCGCAAGCCGGGCGACATCGACTTCTGGGTGGTCCGGGAGAACACCGAGGGCGAGTACTCGAATGCCGGCGGCCGGATGTTCGCCGGCACCGACCGGGAATTCGCCCTGCAGGAGACGATCATGACCCGCCACGGGGTCGACCGGGTCCTGAAATTCGCCTTCGAGCTGGCCCAGAAGCGCCCGAACAAGCACCTGACCTCGGCCACCAAGTCGAACGGCATCTCGATCACCATGCCGTACTGGGACGAGCGGGTGAAGGAGATGGCCAAGGCCTATCCCGATGTGCGGTGGGACCAGTACCACATCGACATCCTGACCGCGCATTTCGTCCTGAACCCGGACCGGTTTGACGTGGTGGTGGCCTCGAACCTGTTCGGCGACATCCTGTCGGACCTCGGGCCCGCCTGCACGGGCACGATCGGCATCGCGCCGTCGGGCAACATCAACCCGGAGCGGGTGCACCCGTCGGTGTTCGAGCCGGTCCACGGCTCGGCGCCCGACATCGCCGGCCAGGGCATCGCCAACCCGATCGGCCAGATCTGGTCGGGCGCGATGATGCTGGAGCATCTCGGGGAGCACGCCGCGGCCGCCGAGATCGTCAGCGGGATCGAGCGGGTGCTCTCGGAGCGGACGCTGCGGACCCGTGACCTCGGCGGCAACGCCGATACGGAGGCCTGCGGCAAGGCGGTGGCAGAGGCGCTGGGCTAG
- a CDS encoding chloride channel protein: MTWVTQTLRELLYGLPAGTRLSAADAVTPTLLLVGPCLGGALLGLVILAAAYLRGPRKRPAIDPIEANALHGGRMSLRDSVYLALQNVISNGCGASVGLEAGYTQIASGLASRLGIAFEVRRSDLRTLVGCGAAGAIAAGFGAPLAGAFYAFELIIGTYSIATLTPVVVAALCGNLVSRSLIETQPLVDLGDMQAVTTSHVTSMEILPSLALGLVCAALGILIMRGVTLVERLVQASGLPRAAAPAFGGLCVGALALLATPQVLSGGHGALHMHFAAEGQGHGIAALAALFAAKATASAISIGSGFRGGLFFASLFLGAIAGKLFAALAPELVPPLAQFGLTPLAYAVIGMSALAVAIIGGPLTMTFLALEVTGSLPITGVVLAAVIASSLTVRKTFGYSFATWRFHLRGESIRSPHDVGWIRSLTVGRLMRRDPGTVAVETPLPTFLRAHPLGSPSRVIAVDGRGRYAGIVNVPEAHAAARDAAADAQPVLADLLLHAGDFLTPSMNAKDAAAAFDRTESEALAVVDGPETRRVLGLLTESHTLKRYSDELDRQRRAMAGETD; the protein is encoded by the coding sequence ATGACCTGGGTCACCCAGACCCTGCGCGAGCTGCTCTACGGATTGCCCGCGGGAACGCGGCTCAGCGCGGCCGACGCCGTGACGCCGACGCTCCTGCTCGTGGGGCCCTGCCTCGGCGGCGCGCTGCTGGGGCTGGTGATCCTCGCCGCCGCTTATCTGCGCGGGCCCCGCAAGCGCCCGGCGATCGACCCGATCGAGGCCAATGCCCTGCATGGCGGCCGCATGTCCCTGCGCGACAGCGTCTACCTCGCCCTGCAGAACGTGATCTCGAACGGGTGCGGCGCCTCGGTGGGTCTGGAAGCCGGCTACACGCAGATCGCCTCCGGCCTGGCCTCGCGGCTGGGGATCGCCTTCGAGGTGCGGCGCAGCGACCTGCGCACCCTGGTCGGCTGCGGCGCGGCCGGCGCGATCGCGGCGGGGTTCGGCGCGCCGCTGGCCGGCGCGTTCTACGCCTTCGAGCTGATCATCGGCACCTATTCCATCGCCACGCTCACGCCGGTGGTGGTCGCGGCGCTGTGCGGCAACCTCGTCTCCCGGTCGCTGATCGAGACGCAGCCGCTGGTCGACCTCGGCGACATGCAGGCGGTCACGACCTCGCACGTCACCAGCATGGAGATCCTGCCGAGTCTCGCCCTCGGGCTGGTCTGCGCGGCCCTCGGCATCCTGATCATGCGCGGAGTGACCCTGGTGGAGCGGTTGGTCCAGGCCTCCGGCCTGCCGCGGGCGGCCGCCCCGGCCTTCGGAGGCCTGTGCGTCGGCGCCCTGGCCCTGCTGGCGACGCCGCAGGTGCTCTCGGGCGGCCACGGCGCCCTGCACATGCATTTCGCCGCCGAAGGCCAGGGCCACGGGATCGCGGCGCTCGCCGCTCTGTTCGCCGCCAAGGCCACGGCCTCGGCGATCTCGATCGGCTCCGGATTCCGGGGCGGCCTGTTCTTCGCCTCGCTGTTCCTCGGCGCCATCGCCGGCAAGCTGTTCGCGGCCCTGGCCCCCGAGCTGGTGCCGCCGCTCGCGCAGTTCGGCCTCACGCCGCTGGCCTACGCGGTGATCGGTATGAGCGCGCTCGCCGTGGCGATCATCGGCGGCCCGCTGACCATGACGTTCCTGGCCCTGGAGGTCACCGGCAGCCTGCCGATCACTGGGGTCGTGCTGGCGGCGGTGATCGCGTCCTCGCTGACCGTGCGCAAGACCTTCGGCTACTCCTTCGCCACCTGGCGCTTCCACCTGCGCGGCGAGAGCATCCGCAGCCCCCACGATGTCGGCTGGATCCGCTCGCTGACCGTGGGCCGGCTGATGCGCCGGGACCCCGGCACCGTGGCGGTCGAGACGCCGCTGCCCACCTTCCTGCGGGCGCATCCGCTCGGCTCGCCCTCCCGGGTGATCGCGGTCGACGGGCGCGGGCGCTATGCCGGCATCGTCAACGTCCCCGAGGCGCACGCGGCCGCGCGGGACGCCGCCGCCGACGCCCAGCCGGTGCTCGCCGACCTGCTGCTCCACGCCGGCGACTTCCTGACGCCCAGCATGAACGCCAAGGATGCCGCCGCCGCCTTCGACCGCACCGAGAGCGAGGCGCTCGCGGTGGTCGACGGGCCCGAGACCCGCAGGGTGCTGGGCCTGCTCACCGAGAGCCACACGCTCAAGCGCTACAGCGACGAACTCGACCGCCAGCGCCGGGCCATGGCGGGGGAAACCGACTGA